One Mercenaria mercenaria strain notata chromosome 12, MADL_Memer_1, whole genome shotgun sequence DNA segment encodes these proteins:
- the LOC123533977 gene encoding uncharacterized protein LOC123533977, producing MDWNLTFNGHMIRNQVQLSEDISLVYQRFDGLESQIQTLIDGQQLIIGTINRTLKKDKRRAAQKPPKQKLLGQKNKQPSKSDVSRLLHLPEALQRNISKFTENVLFKTSNIPDDLISMECLSEDECSVISSKPSQKDQTRLLIRKIKARGPEVIEKFLHVIGKDHPELYMEVYKSLDEIVRKYKDKPECAICVMQYTVDLKDIADYLWEQKIITDNIYGDIIESESLYRSRPMIWSSIINSLNDFNDIGEAKAILINALTPKYEHIVKYINQNPDRPSLSCWCCRKSRRARPRPLVSEFGSQTDVSTTSAKLPKVLDDDNYSDDSQSVISSQGLQSSNLLSYELPEVFESMGNISFPQPEIQSSVIDSTTTVTNELTAENENSKRLNSESFVPQTDLNETQYLSSTLPEESSAIVTEAETKERQELKHSISTVSNTSTICAIHSFSSLGAADDTVPTNEMQILFQSELKDDENNSVFHDETDNDKFQDLNDETISTKESKADGIVKNFPKELTTDNGEEKDNTKAKEAEDIFTETTYTGQNSVGGETADKEEAGDKVEMEKDAREVAGDRKNGGEVAVEEDAGEVAAEQHSGEVADDEIDSREVAGEENAREVSAEQHSGEVADDEMDGGEVADEVNGEEVDKNTGEVDETDGGKVADEEDNQVSSTTFDHASLQQRKSSNRLTNTPQHAEKLGNVDDGSQVSSTSLDSQGD from the exons CATATGATCCGGAATCAAGTGCAACTGTCAGAAGATATCTCACTCGTGTATCAGCGTTTTGATGGCCTGGAAAGTCAAATTCAAACACTGATAGATGGTCAACAATTAATCATTGGAACAATTAACCGAACCTTAAAGAAAGACAAAAGACGTGCAGCGCAAAAACCACCTAAACAAAAACTGCTTGGACAAAAAA ACAAGCAGCCATCCAAGAGTGATGTTTCAAGGCTACTTCATCTACCAGAAGCTTTACAAAGAAACATCAGTAAATTTACTGAAAACGTCCTGTTCAAAACATCAAACATTCCCGACGACCTCATATCAATGGAATGTCTCAGTGAGGATGAATGCAGCGTTATATCTTCAAAACCGAGCCAAAAAGATCAAACGAGACTACTTATCAGAAAGATAAAAGCCAGGGGACCTGAGGTTATAGAGAAGTTTCTTCATGTTATTGGAAAAGATCATCCAGAACTGTACATGGAAGTTTATAAATCACTTGATGAAATAGTGAGAAAATATAAAGACAAACCAGAATGTGCCATCTGTGTGATGCAATACACTGTTGATTTGAAAGATATTGCAGATTATCTGTGGGAACAAAAAATCATAACAGATAATATTTACGGAGATATTATTGAGAGTGAAAGTTTATACAGAAGCAGACCCATGATATGGAGTAGCATTATCAATtccttaaatgatttcaatgacATTGGTGAAGCTAAAGCTATTCTAATCAATGCTCTCACACCAAAatatgaacatatagtgaaataCATAAATCAAAATCCAGACAGACCGTCCCTGAGTTGTTGGTGCTGCAGAAAAAGTAGACGGGCCAGACCGAGACCTCTGGTATCAGAATTTGGTAGCCAGACTGATGTCAGCACAACTTCAGCCAAACTACCAAAGGTTCTAGATGACGATAATTATTCAGACGACAGCCAGTCAGTAATTAGTTCTCAGGGACTGCAAAGCAGTAACCTTCTTTCGTACGAATTGCCAGAGGTATTTGAAAGCATGGGGAACATTTCTTTTCCACAACCAGAAATTCAGAGTTCAGTTATAGACAGCACAACTACCGTCACAAATGAACTCACGGCAGAAAATGAGAATTCCAAGAGATTAAACTCTGAAAGTTTTGTCCCACAAACTGATCTAAATGAAACACAATATCTTTCATCTACATTACCTGAGGAATCTTCAgctattgtcacagaagcagaaACTAAGGAGAGACAAGAGCTAAAGCATAGTATCAGTACAGTAAGTAACACCTCAACAATTTGCGCAATTCATTCTTTCAGTTCTCTTGGGGCAGCAGATGACACAGTTCcaacaaatgaaatgcaaattCTGTTTCAATCAGAGCTGAAAGACGATGAAAACAATTCTGTTTTCCATGATGAAACAGATAATGATAAATTTCAAGATCTGAATGATGAAACAATATCCACAAAAGAAAGTAAAGCTGATGGCATagttaaaaattttccaaaagaGTTAACAACAGATAATGGTGAGGAAAAGGATAACACAAAAGCTAAAGAGGCAGAAGATATATTTACAGAAACTACGTATACAGGACAAAATAGTGTTGGTGGAGAAACAGCTGATAAGGAGGAAGCTGGAGATAAAGTTGAGATGGAGAAGGATGCTAGAGAAGTAGCTGGTGACAGGAAGAATGGTGGAGAAGTAGCTGTTGAGGAGGATGCTGGAGAAGTAGCTGCTGAGCAGCATAGTGGAGAAGTAGCTGATGACGAGATTGATAGTAGAGAAGTAGCTGGTGAGGAGAATGCTAGAGAAGTATCTGCTGAGCAGCATAGTGGAGAAGTAGCTGATGATGAGATGGATGGTGGAGAAGTAGCTGATGAGGTGAATGGTGAAGAAGTAGATAAAAATACTGGTGAAGTAGATGAGACAGATGGTGGAAAAGTAGCTGATGAGGAGGATAATCAGGTTTCTTCTACAACATTTGACCATGCTAGTCTGCAGCAAAGGAAGTCATCTAACAGACTTACAAATACTCCTCAACATGCTGAAAAACTTGGAAATGTAGACGATGGCAGTCAAGTGTCTTCAACCTCATTAGACAGTCAGGGAGATTAA